The Rhododendron vialii isolate Sample 1 chromosome 6a, ASM3025357v1 genome includes a window with the following:
- the LOC131329955 gene encoding putative RING-H2 finger protein ATL21A yields MTKNKLMVLFFFFFFLLLSGVGAQADDRDRGDECLPTSCGDEGPEIRFPFWLKDHQPDHCGYGPDFALTCSPANNETLLDNPFSVKVVVESIDYHCQYVWYELSGDYALHQKNLSLIFDTSAFSPFQLLSNIGPGYRVFGCRFYLVYPYDALCEYSVFSCLSSWEDSYGIYEEYTPLPCLSRQGQNLYLLNSDYLIRRNLLKNCKKIDTIPSIPRLHLFETGYNYGCSRGRSAWSEPSCGKCEEQGQYCRLSSSNNSKKHETECFGTIPQPDNTNYHMPPGGTSHPSEEKEEYLLHFPRAFILFDSSINEKIQHKLLQVGF; encoded by the coding sequence ATGACTAAGAACAAACTGATggtcttattcttcttcttcttcttcttgttgctgTCAGGGGTTGGAGCCCAAGCAGACGATCGTGATCGTGGCGATGAGTGCCTGCCCACAAGCTGCGGAGACGAGGGCCCAGAAATCCGGTTCCCGTTCTGGCTAAAGGATCATCAACCGGACCATTGTGGCTATGGGCCAGACTTCGCTCTTACCTGCTCTCCGGCCAACAACGAAACCCTGCTTGATAACCCATTTTCTGTCAAGGTGGTGGTCGAATCCATCGATTACCATTGTCAGTATGTATGGTACGAACTCTCCGGTGATTATGCTCTGCATCAGAAAAACCTAAGCCTAATATTCGACACATCTGCCTTCAGTCCATTCCAATTGTTGTCCAACATTGGCCCTGGATACAGAGTATTCGGTTGTCGCTTCTACTTGGTATATCCATATGACGCTCTCTGTGAATACTCCGTATTCAGTTGTCTCTCCTCCTGGGAAGATTCATATGGCATTTATGAAGAATATACACCACTCCCATGCCTTAGccgccaaggtcaaaatctctACTTGCTGAATTCGGATTATTTGATCAGGCGAAACCTGTTGAAGAATTGCAAAAAGATTGATACCATTCCATCAATTCCACGTCTACATCTGTTCGAAACAGGGTACAATTATGGTTGCTCCAGGGGCCGGTCAGCCTGGTCGGAACCTAGTTGTGGCAAATGTGAAGAACAAGGCCAGTACTGCAGATTGAGTAGTAGCAATAACAGCAAGAAGCATGAAACCGAATGCTTTGGCACTATTCCACAACCTGACAACACTAATTATCATATGCCACCAGGAGGTACTTCTCATCCttcagaagaaaaggaagaatatttacttcactttcctcgcgctttcattttatttgattcttcaattaatgaaaaaattcaacataaacTTCTTCAAGTTGGGTTTTAG